A window of Drosophila gunungcola strain Sukarami chromosome 3L unlocalized genomic scaffold, Dgunungcola_SK_2 000009F, whole genome shotgun sequence genomic DNA:
AGTTCTATGCCACCTGGTGTGGTCCTTGCGCGATGATTGGGCCCCGTTTGGAGCAACTGGCAACGGAGTACTCCAGCCGGATGATGATCCTCAAGATCGACGTGGACCAGAACGAGGATCTGGCACTCCAGTACGAGATCAGTAGCATGCCCACGTTTCTGATCATCAAGAACCGTGTGACCCTCTTCCAGTTCGTGGGCAGCAATGTCGATAGAGTCGTCAGCACGGTGGAAAAATATGTGGGCAGGGCAGATGAAGTGCCAGTCAAGGCGGGAAACAAGTCAAACGAAGGCAATGCCAACTCAGCTCCCGTGTCAAAATTGTAGAAATGCCAAAATCCCTCTGGCTGTTTTAATCTGGTCATTACCATGcagttaaaaaccaaaataaagtGTGTATAAAACTTTAGGTATGAGTTGTGAGTAGACCATTAGGGAAATATTTCACTAAACTTCCGAAAGGTATTGCAAACTATTAAACACTTATTTCAGGTATTCCTGAACGGCTTATGACttataaaactaatttgaaATTCAGAGTCGACAAGTTAATAGAGTTTTAAGTATGAAATTTCTACAGAAAATACTTGAGTGTTCTTTTAAAGGAGTCAAAGTGGAGGAACAAATTTTCTTACATCgattgtacattttttaacagCTTGAGAAGCATTCCATTTTTACATGAATAGAAAGAAATACAAGTTCTtggaaaaactattttattgcaCTCTTAGCTGATAGaattttcataataaatatttttaattaaatactaaaGCCGAGTGTGTGGCTTTGACCCTTACCTCTGCCACTTTAAACGGCGCCGTTAACGAGATTCGCATTTAAGTAGATTCCAGCTTGGCTATCTAAAGCAGTGCTCACTTCATGTCCCGCAGCCACCTCACTGAAAACAAAGAACCTTTTGTTGCTCAGGTCCCCATCCCGCTGCCATCTGGGATCTACTTTATAGGGAGACGGCATTGTACTAAGCCATTGTTAGTGCCCGTAAGCCGGCCATATGTGCGACTCTTGCCTGTCGCTGGCTTTATTTCAATTAGATTAATTATGCCCGGCCCGCACACCCGGTGCCTGAGGTTTGTGTATGTGGACAAAGTGATATTTTGCCAGTTGGTGCTGGCAAAGTAtttcaaagcaaaaattaaatcatatgAAAGCGGAGAGTTCTAAAAATATTAGCGGAAACGTGTCGATGCTCATGATTAACCTCACGTTTTTTGTCAATAATTGATAAACAGAAACAATTAGTGGAAATAAgaccataataataataatttatcaaTAGAGAAAAACGCAGATTAGctgtaaaaatacaaaaaagtgaattaaaaatgtccaaatggttttaattttaactattaattattttcgcTACAATTTGCATTATCATGCAAATATCGAGTTGGCTTTTTGTgtgtcaaaattaatttttctggGAATaggcaaaattaattttttgtaaatttgtttaaaagtattaattGGGAAACAGATGTATGCGAGGGCACAATAATTTGCCAAATACTTTGAGGCTTAAGAGTTTctgagttaaaaaaaaaagcaagtaaaaatgtaaaaacatttgtaaaaaaaaaatggtcaccacTACAATCcaagttaaataaaacaatccCATATGGCGGCCTTAAGCGAAAAGTGGAAGCGAGAGAGACGGCTTGTGTCCATCGGGTCCTGACAGCTGTAAACTGACACTTTGTTTTACTCAACCTTCAGCTGAGTGCAATCCTctttttccattcttttttAACATTCCTGAGGACCTTATTGAAAACTTATTTGTCTTGCCGTACTTTTTTCGTACTTACGGCATCGCTgtctgtctttttttttttagagctcttgcttttgttttcgttATACCGTAAAATCGAAAAGTTTGCTGGCTTTTAATATGAGCAAAGGATGCTGGAGAAAGAGAAGAAAAATCATGGGATCGAGGGGGACGGGCATAGCGATAATAGAAAGAGACAGCGACTGGCTTGACTTTCTTCACCCGGagacatttgcatttttattaaaatgagaaattgcagcagttgcagttgACTGAATGCTGTCCTCCTCTTTCAGGCGCCACAAGGATGGACAAAGGGTCACCGGACCGGAAAAGGGTTAAGGGGTGCAAAGGGGCTAAAGCGGGCTTGGAGGGGTTTCGCTTTAAGATGGGCAACGAACTGCTAAACATCCGACAATAGACAATTTATTTGAtagtttaaaaagttaaaaccaATGATGTTACATGCTTACTGTTTTACAACCACCTGAactaaaaataagaataaaccACTTTGGAcgaaaagaaaattgtttattcTTAATAAGTTGTCAGAACGAAAAGTTTGAAATCCTAACaaaaccttaaaaataatattttaaattgttcctaattatctttttaaaatcaaacaaagaGTTAACTTCTCTGGTATGAAAATAAAGcgacaaacatttttgaaatggattttaaaagtgagctttcaattttttcaaacccCTTTGACATTCTTTCAAGTCCTTTTACCAATTCATCAACCATTAATAACCTGGTTGAAAAGTAAATacgaacttaaaaaaaagctaaacaaTATCGATTCTTCAAAATTTCATGCTGATCTTAAACTTAAATAGTTATCAGTAACCTTGTGAAGTTTTCGGTAGAATCGAAGGTGAAAGCATCAACAATCGAGCGCTACTTACAGCCTTCAACAAACAATAGGTGTATTATCTGTTTAGTATTTAtatcaaaaactttaaaagtaaaactttGAAGGAGCTGCAATTCGAAACCATATGCTTACGGGTGAAATGGCAACTGGGGGAAGGAGTATGGGCTATAAATTTGGAACTCGACCAATGCCGAGTGTTCGGCTTGCTGCGttgttgaaatttatatgCCAAACCCTGCCGGCTCCAAAGCCTCCGCCCCTTGGAATCTCCTTTGTTATGCAAGTTAATCCTTTTTATAGCTATTGTTCAGCGCATCAACACGCCCCCCGTTGAAGAGCACACGCAACCGCCCACGCCCAGCGCATTTGTTTCAGAGGGGGGtggtggaaatggaaaaacgGGGATCTGCAGGGCCGAAGGGGGGCGGGGGCTTTGGGGGCAAGCAGCAGCTGTGGCACATGTCAGTGCATTTTTCAACGGCTCCAAGAGGCGACACTGCCAAGCCAACATATTAGCTGCCACACATGCCGTCAGTGGGTTAAGGAATGAGCCACTGGTGTGGAGatgggtgggtggtggtgatgCCATTGAGTAAGCactgcaaaaatatatatgtatatatataaaatatataaatatatatttatttgaatttattgttatagaggcttaaaatagatttaaacCGCCAGTTTTCCAACTGGATTTCGAAGTTACTGAAATCGCTTAGTTTTCGGGCAGAGCTCCACAAAATCTATTAGAAAAGTTATCTAAACTTGTTGTGTaacaaagttaaataaataaaccaacatttttgaatatttaaaccagtttatttttaaaagaacctAAAACTTAAAGATAAAAACCAACTTATCCAACCCCCATTTTATTATACCATTCAGTCGATTAAATGTACTTTCCAGAGTTCTTAAAAGTAATCCGCAAAAATGTTTCTCTGTGTGGGATTGGACTACGGCCGGAGCTGATGCATGTGCAGCTACTGCTGATATCCGGAGCTAAAATCTGGCGCATGTTGCGGCCGCAGCAAGTGTTTGTGTGGCACGCCGCaaattcattattatttcCAACTTCCCGCCCCCCAGATGCATATAAACACTTTCCCGTATGAAGTGGCAGCGGCTGCTGGGAAAACTGGGAAAAACAATGGAGGAAAAAACTCGCCGTTAAAAAGACCTTAAAGACTTTCAACAAGTAGCAGAACCCAAAGCGGCAGCTTGGCTTTTCAGGAGACTTAAGATCTTATGTTTTCTGCTCGTTGAACTTAGTCAATTTATACAAGTACAGGTCACTTCAATCTGTTCTTAGATTTAGTTCTAGCAAAGGTGACAGTGTTAAAGGTAGAATTTAAGATAACAAGATTCTTAAGAAGCAAAATAGTGTTTTGCCGTTAAGTAAAACTTTGGATTCGGTATTATATGATCGGGAATTTTCAGTTCGTTCTCCTTTTTCCtcattgtatttaaaaagacaatcaattttcaaattcttaaataaatctAGTAACAAACTTAATCACGTTTATCCCATTTATgttatgtttaataaaataaatcattagcatccatttttaaaatctgtgCATTAGGAGACTCCTTTCAATAGCCAAAACACGGAAGGTTTTAGTTAAAAGAATTCTTAAACGAAATGGTTTTGAACACTTTTCGAGAacgaaaaaagttaaatggaCCATTATATCCTAAACTGGATATAACCATTCGGCCAGGTGACTTGGAACTGtgggcttcttgtttttgcaCTTGACCTTGTCCTGTTCTTCATCGCTGCTGCACTGGCTGCAATCGCTGATACTATTGCCACGCCGGAGAGTTCGGGCAAAAACGTTGCGATGACAACGCTCCGCGGACTCCACATCGGAGTAGTCATCGACATCGGTGAGGGATCCAGTCATCAACCTTTCAGCCCGAAATATAGCTTGGGCTTGAGCCACACTAAAGGCCCGATTACCTGTACGCCGCCTCAGGATGGATGGCCGCCGAAGTAATGAGGAGTTCGACGTCGATGATggtgatggcgatggcgaaACCGAGCGGCTTGCGGAGTACCAGCGACGCCTCGTCCTGGGCCTCAAATTTGTAGTAGCTGGCACCGATCGTAGGCCATTAAGCCAATGATCCGGGATCGGACTAAGTTCCATCCTAGCCTCGGAAGGAACCCCGGTCTCGGAATAGTTTGACTCCCACTCAACGAAGGATTCTTCATTGATGCCCAGCCACCAAGGTGATGGACACCAATGGCGAAAATGTCACCGATGGACTGGCTTGAAGATTTGGATTGGGACTCACTGGCACCGGAGCGGAGGATACTGGCGGCTCATGTTCATCCTCCTCCGTAGTAAATTCAGTTTCGGAAGAAGACATCATGAGATTCAGTAAGACGAAGCCAGAAGACTTGAAGTGAGTTGAGCCGAGTTTTCCCAAGTGAATCAAAAGAGTTCCGAATATTTAGGTAGTAATCAGACGATCTCTCCTTCTCTAAGTAATTTCAATTTAGTATGACGGCAAATGCCAGTGTTGATTTGAAAATGAATACTTAGCTAAAGCTTGTGTGACCCTTTTATGCTagagaaattaaaaacataaatataaattttttcaaattattttacattagTTTAATCAAGAGGCttgcaaaattatttaacaataaaagcgtttttttataaaccttttataaaattactGCTAAATCAAGTAGTTTTTGAAATCGTAATctgtaatattaaataatattttaaatctctAAGAACACATTTTAAACTCTTACCAAACGAAAGTTTTGTTGCAAAATTAGcgt
This region includes:
- the LOC128259928 gene encoding thioredoxin-2 — encoded protein: MASQHKKVIVVDSKSSYDKLLEDAGPNKHVLVEFYATWCGPCAMIGPRLEQLATEYSSRMMILKIDVDQNEDLALQYEISSMPTFLIIKNRVTLFQFVGSNVDRVVSTVEKYVGRADEVPVKAGNKSNEGNANSAPVSKL
- the LOC128259926 gene encoding uncharacterized protein LOC128259926 — translated: MELSPIPDHWLNGLRSVPATTNLRPRTRRRWYSASRSVSPSPSPSSTSNSSLLRRPSILRRRTGNRAFSVAQAQAIFRAERLMTGSLTDVDDYSDVESAERCHRNVFARTLRRGNSISDCSQCSSDEEQDKVKCKNKKPTVPSHLAEWLYPV